The Shinella zoogloeoides genome contains the following window.
TAATCGGCGCCGTTTCCGACCTCCTCCGAAAGCCGGCCGCGTTCCCTGCGCGTCCGGCTTTTCACGTTTTCGTGCAGGGCGCGCGCCGTGCCGGAAGGCCCCGAGACACGAATTGGCCATATTGCTGTGACACCCGGACGATGGGCTTAGGTATGCGCGGGCGGCAGGGCCGGTTTGCGTTTGTTAACCCTGTTCGTGATAGCTGCATCGGGTATGGACCTTGGGTCTCGTGCCCAGGCGCACCCGCCGCTTTGAACGGCGTCTCAGGAGATGGTAGGATTGATGTCTCGCAAAACCGGATTTGATGTGTTCTCGCGCCGCGCGTTCCTGCGCTCCGCCGCAACCCTCGGCGCTGCTGCCGTCGCCGGCCCGACGCTCGCCCAGACGGCGATGGACGACGTTCTCAACGCGCCGCGCCGCGGCAACTGGGACGATCAGTTCGACGCCAAGGCCTCGCGCAGCGCGGACGCCGTGACCTCGAACAATCCGATCCTCGGCTCCGGCGCCGTGCCGAACATCCAGCAGGCGATTTCCGATTACCAGCAGATCGTTTCCGCCGGCGGCTGGCCGAACGTTTCCTCCTCGCAGAAGCTGCAGCTCGGCGTGGTCGATCCCGGCGTCCAGTCGCTGCGCCAGCGTCTGATGATCTCCGGCGACTTGCCGCGCGAAGCCGGCATCTCCAATGCCTTCGATTCCTACGTCGACGGCGCGGTGAAGCGCTTCCAGGCCCGTCACGGCCTGCCGCAGGACGGCGTGCTCGGCGAATATTCGCTGAAGGCCATGAATGTGCCGGCCACGACGCGCCTCAACCAGCTCAACACGAACATGGTGCGCCTGCAGGCCATGTCCGGCGATCTCGGCCAGCGCTATGTCATGGTGAACATTCCCGCCGCCCATATCGAGGCGGTGGAAGGCGGCCGCGTGGCATCGCGTCACGTCGCCGTTGTCGGTCGCCTCAGCCGCCCGACGCATATCCTCAATTCCAAGATCTACGACGTCACCCTCAATCCCTACTGGACCGCGCCGCGCTCGATCGTCGAAAAGGATATCGTGCCGCTGATGCGCACGGATCCGACCTATCTGAAGCGCAACAACATTCGCCTGATCGACGGCAAGGGCCAGGAAGTGGCGCCGGAAACGATCGACTGGAACGCCGAGAAGGCGCCGAACCTGATGTTCCGCCAGGACCCGGGCAAGATCAACGCCATGTCCTCGACGAAGATCAACTTCCACAACCCGAACAACGAATACATGCACGACACGCCCCAGCAGGGCCTGTTCAACAAGCTGATGCGCTTCGAATCGTCCGGCTGCGTGCGCGTGCAGAACGTGCGCGACCTCATCACCTGGCTGCTGCGCGATACGCCCGGCTGGTCGCGTCAGGACATCGAAAGGGTCATCGACACCCGCGTCAACACGCCGATCAGGCTGGCTGTCGAGGTTCCGGTCTATTTCGTCTACATTTCGGCCTGGTCGGCGCGCGACCGCGTCGTGCAGTTCCGTGACGACATCTACCAGATGGACGGCGCCACCGAGCTTGCCCTGCAGACCGGCTACAACCAGGAAGGCGGCCAGACCGTCGACAGCGACCTGCTGCCGCAATAAGGCGATTTTTCCGCTTGTTTCAAAAGGCCTCGTTTCCTGCCGGAAACGGGGCCTTCGCGTTTTCAGGGCTCCGACGCATGTCGTTTTTATTTCACAAGGCGCGCGGAAATGGCGCAAACCGTGGAGCGGATATTGCCCTTGCCATGCGAGGACGATAAACACCATGCCACCCACCCTTAAGGAGCCTCGAGGATGAGCCAGTCTTCCGCCACCGAAGTTTTCTTCACGCGTTCCCTTGCCGATACCGATCCGGAGATTTTCGGCTCGATCCAGAAGGAACTCGGTCGCCAGCGCCATGAGATCGAACTGATCGCCTCGGAGAACATCGTCTCGCGCGCCGTGCTCGAAGCCCAGGGCTCGATCATGACGAACAAGTATGCCGAAGGCTATCCGGGCAAGCGCTACTATGGCGGCTGCCAGTTCGTCGACATCGCCGAGGAACTCGCCATCGAGCGCGCCAAGAAGCTGTTCGGCGTCAACTTCGCCAACGTTCAGCCGAATTCCGGTTCGCAGATGAACCAGGCCGTCTTCCTCGCGCTGCTGCAGCCGGGCGACACCTTCATGGGCCTCGACCTCAATTCGGGCGGCCACCTGACGCACGGCTCGCCGGTCAACATGTCCGGCAAGTGGTTCAACGTCGTTTCCTACGGCGTGCGTGAAGGCGATCACCTGCTCGACATGGACGACGTCGCCGAGAAGGCCCGCAAGAACAAGCCGAAGCTCATCATTGCCGGCGGCACCGCCTATTCCCGCATCTGGGACTGGAAGCGCTTCCGCGAGATCGCCGATGAAGTCGGCGCCTATCTCATGGTCGATATGGCGCATATCGCCGGCCTCGTCGCCGGTGGCCAGCATCCGTCGCCGTTCCCGCATTGCCACGTCGCAACCACCACCACGCACAAGTCGCTCCGCGGCCCGCGCGGCGGCGTCGTGCTGACGAACGACGAGGACATCGCCAAGAAGATCAATTCGGCCGTCTTCCCGGGCCTGCAGGGCGGTCCGCTCATGCACATCATCGCCGCCAAGGCCGTCGCCTTCGGCGAGGCGCTGCAGCCGGAATTCAAGGACTATGCCGCGCAGATCGTCAAGAACGCCAAGGCGCTCGCCGAGACGCTGAAGGCCGGCGGCCTCGACATCGTTTCGGGTGGCACGGACAACCACCTGATGCTCGTCGACCTTCGCAAGAAGAACGCGACCGGTAAGCGCGCGGAAGCCGCCCTCGGCCGCGCCTATGTCACCTGCAACAAGAACGGCATCCCGTTCGACCCTGAAAAGCCCTTCGTCACCTCGGGCGTCCGTCTCGGCACGCCGGCCGGCACGACCCGTGGCTTCAAGGAAGCCGAGTTCAAGGAAATCGGTAACCTGATCGTCGAGGTTCTCGACGGCCTGAAGGTCGCCAATTCCGACGAAGGCAATGCGGGCGTCGAAGCCGCCGTTCGGGAAAAGGTCGTCGCGCTGACGGACCGCTTCCCGATGTACCCCTACCTGTAAGGAGCCCGCATGCGCTGCCCCTATTGCAGTTCGGAAGATTCGCAGGTGAAGGATTCCCGTCCCGCAGAGGACGGGGCCGCCATTCGCCGCCGGCGCATCTGCCCGGATTGCGGCGGTCGTTTCACGACCTTCGAACGGGTGCAGCTCCGCGAATTGATGGTTGTCAAGAAGACGGGCCGCAAGGCCCCCTTCGACCGCGACAAGCTCCTGAAATCCTTCGAGATCGCGCTTCGCAAACGGCCCGTCGACCGGGACCGGATCGAACGCGCGGTCTCGGGCATCGTCCGCCGGTTGGAAAGCTCCGGCGAGACGGAAATCGCCTCTGAAGAAATCGGCCTTCAGGTGCTGGAGGCGCTGAAGGCGCTCGATGACGTGGGCTTCGTGCGCTATGCCTCGGTCTATCGCGACTTTTCCCATGTCGACGACTTCGAGAAGATTCTCGCCGAAGTCGCCGCCAAGATCGCCCGGGATCCGGGCGCCGACGGCTAGATGTCTTCCCGCGCGGAAGACGAGCGTTTCATGGCGGCGGCGATCCGCCTTAGCCGCCGCAACCTTGGCCTGACCTCCACCAATCCCTCCGTCGCCTGCCTGATCGTCAAAGACGGCGTGATCGTCGGCTCGGCCGTGACCGCGCCGGGCGGAAGGCCGCATGCGGAAACGCAGGCGCTTGCCGCGGCCGGCGAGGCTGCGCGCGGTGCGACGGCCTATGTCACGCTCGAACCCTGTTCCCATCACGGCAGGACGCCGCCTTGCTCCGAGGCGCTGATCGCTGCCGGCGTTGCGCGCGTCGTCGTTGCTGTGACAGACCCGGATGAACGGGTGGCAGGCAGGGGGCTGGCGATGCTGCGCGATGCGGGAATCAACGTGGAGACCGGCATTCTGGAAAAAGCGGGCAAGGAAGCGCTTGCGGCCTATCTGAATCGACAGACGAAGAAGCGGCCCTATGTGACTCTGAAACTTGCCGTTTCCGCCGATGGCATGCTCGGCCGGCTGGGCGAGGGGCAGGTGGCGATCACCGGGCCGGTCTCGCGCGGGCAGGTGCATGTGTTGCGCGCCGAGACGGACGCGATCCTCGTCGGCATCGGCACGGCGCTTGCCGACGACCCGGAACTGACCTGCCGCCTGCCGGGCCTCGAAGCCCGCTCGCCGGTGCGCATCGTGCTCGATCCGCGGCTGGAATTGCCGCCGGCCTCGAAGCTGGCGCAGACGGCGCGACAGGTGCCGGTCATCGCGGTCACGGAAAAGGATGGCAAGGACGACCCGGCTTTCCTCGCACGGCAGTCCGCGCTGGAGGCGCTGGGCGTCGAGGTGCTGATCTGCGATCCGCGTAAGCTCGATGCGCTGCTGACGGCGCTTGCGACGCGCGGCATCTCCTCTCTGCTGGTGGAGGGCGGGGCGCGGACGGCGCAATCCTTCCTCGATGCAGGCCTCGTCGACCGTATCCTGATGTTTTCGGGTGGGGTCACCATTGGCAGGGACGGGGTCGCATCCCCATTTGTGTCCGGGCGGGTGCCGCCCGGATTTGCGCTGCGCCATGCGGCCCGCTATGGCGCGGATATGCTGCAGGAATACGAAAGAGGCGATTGATGTTTACCGGCATTGTCACGGATATCGGAACGGTCGAGAAGATCGAGCCCATGAACGAGGGCCTGCGCCTGCGCGTGCGCACGAGCTACGATCCCGCCACCATCGACATGGGGGCTTCCATCGCCCATTCCGGCACCTGCCTCACGGTGACCGCGCTGCCGGAGGAGGGCGCGAACGCCCGCTGGTTCGAGGTCGAGGCCTGGGAGGAGGCGTTGCGGCTGACCACCATCGGTTCATGGACCGCAGGCACCCGGATCAATCTGGAGCGCTCGCTGAAGATCGGCGACGAACTCGGCGGCCATATCGTTTCCGGCCATGTCGACGGCAAGGCCGAAATTCTCTCCGTCGAGGCGGAAGG
Protein-coding sequences here:
- the ribD gene encoding bifunctional diaminohydroxyphosphoribosylaminopyrimidine deaminase/5-amino-6-(5-phosphoribosylamino)uracil reductase RibD, yielding MSSRAEDERFMAAAIRLSRRNLGLTSTNPSVACLIVKDGVIVGSAVTAPGGRPHAETQALAAAGEAARGATAYVTLEPCSHHGRTPPCSEALIAAGVARVVVAVTDPDERVAGRGLAMLRDAGINVETGILEKAGKEALAAYLNRQTKKRPYVTLKLAVSADGMLGRLGEGQVAITGPVSRGQVHVLRAETDAILVGIGTALADDPELTCRLPGLEARSPVRIVLDPRLELPPASKLAQTARQVPVIAVTEKDGKDDPAFLARQSALEALGVEVLICDPRKLDALLTALATRGISSLLVEGGARTAQSFLDAGLVDRILMFSGGVTIGRDGVASPFVSGRVPPGFALRHAARYGADMLQEYERGD
- the glyA gene encoding serine hydroxymethyltransferase, whose amino-acid sequence is MSQSSATEVFFTRSLADTDPEIFGSIQKELGRQRHEIELIASENIVSRAVLEAQGSIMTNKYAEGYPGKRYYGGCQFVDIAEELAIERAKKLFGVNFANVQPNSGSQMNQAVFLALLQPGDTFMGLDLNSGGHLTHGSPVNMSGKWFNVVSYGVREGDHLLDMDDVAEKARKNKPKLIIAGGTAYSRIWDWKRFREIADEVGAYLMVDMAHIAGLVAGGQHPSPFPHCHVATTTTHKSLRGPRGGVVLTNDEDIAKKINSAVFPGLQGGPLMHIIAAKAVAFGEALQPEFKDYAAQIVKNAKALAETLKAGGLDIVSGGTDNHLMLVDLRKKNATGKRAEAALGRAYVTCNKNGIPFDPEKPFVTSGVRLGTPAGTTRGFKEAEFKEIGNLIVEVLDGLKVANSDEGNAGVEAAVREKVVALTDRFPMYPYL
- a CDS encoding riboflavin synthase — translated: MFTGIVTDIGTVEKIEPMNEGLRLRVRTSYDPATIDMGASIAHSGTCLTVTALPEEGANARWFEVEAWEEALRLTTIGSWTAGTRINLERSLKIGDELGGHIVSGHVDGKAEILSVEAEGDATRFRIRAPEGLERFVAPKGSVALDGTSLTVNAVDGAVFDVLLIRHTLEVTTWGERKAGDFVNFEVDTMARYAARLAEFPAPKA
- the nrdR gene encoding transcriptional regulator NrdR is translated as MRCPYCSSEDSQVKDSRPAEDGAAIRRRRICPDCGGRFTTFERVQLRELMVVKKTGRKAPFDRDKLLKSFEIALRKRPVDRDRIERAVSGIVRRLESSGETEIASEEIGLQVLEALKALDDVGFVRYASVYRDFSHVDDFEKILAEVAAKIARDPGADG
- a CDS encoding L,D-transpeptidase family protein, encoding MSRKTGFDVFSRRAFLRSAATLGAAAVAGPTLAQTAMDDVLNAPRRGNWDDQFDAKASRSADAVTSNNPILGSGAVPNIQQAISDYQQIVSAGGWPNVSSSQKLQLGVVDPGVQSLRQRLMISGDLPREAGISNAFDSYVDGAVKRFQARHGLPQDGVLGEYSLKAMNVPATTRLNQLNTNMVRLQAMSGDLGQRYVMVNIPAAHIEAVEGGRVASRHVAVVGRLSRPTHILNSKIYDVTLNPYWTAPRSIVEKDIVPLMRTDPTYLKRNNIRLIDGKGQEVAPETIDWNAEKAPNLMFRQDPGKINAMSSTKINFHNPNNEYMHDTPQQGLFNKLMRFESSGCVRVQNVRDLITWLLRDTPGWSRQDIERVIDTRVNTPIRLAVEVPVYFVYISAWSARDRVVQFRDDIYQMDGATELALQTGYNQEGGQTVDSDLLPQ